CGTACGCGGCACTTTAGAGACcatcataaattttataaagtaGTTAGATATGGGACATTTTGGCCCAAAACTCCAGCAAGTAGCACCTCTGTTTTGTGCTGGGTGCTGGACCAGACGACAGTGGTCAAAGCTGACCGTGACCTGGGCCCACAGGCTAATTTTAAGCAGCACTCGTTACCAGCGCTTCCAGCGTGCTGGGTCAGAGGAGGCAGCGGTGGTGAAAGTGGGCTGTGAGCTGGGCCCACAACCAATTTTGTGAAAATCCAGAAGGTGAAAATCGGTGACGTGGCACCAACATGTTCCAAACCGTCGACATTTTCATCACTGAATTTTCCCGCATTTCAGCCATAATTTCCAAGTACATGTACAAgtttttaggtaaattaattGTGGAACATGTGAGAGTATAAGTTTTGGGGCAAATTAGTTGTACAACATGTCATAGCCTCACTGGAAGGGAAGAGGGtttatatattcaaatattacttatatttattttcttaatttattgaacttaaaaataagatattatttaaaaatttctaataaattttttatttattatttaattaattaaattaaattttattttttttaagttatagaattaaaactttttatttaaatattgtttgataaatttaaaatttattttaaattctcaaatttatggttaaacataaatatttaaactattataaatacataaaatataatagatttattaaaaataaataaattattgatgtGAAATCATgattataaaatatgttattatgtagcaaataagataaaaaaagatttgagattaaggaaaaaaaaaactattttgccttaatatttgaagtttaaaaaaaattgtaatattgtTATTTAATCACCGATATGTGTTTGAATGTCTATCTCCTTAATTTGTTAAGCCTAAGAGAAGTTATTTGTTTTCCCAATTCAATATCTGTGTAATCTCAAAAGAGACTACAAAAGAGTATTAAAGTACTTAATACAAATGATAAACTCAAGTCCTACGAGCTTAAGTATTCAGGTTATGCCTCATGGTTAAATTTTATCTCGGATTTTCCCATCCCCATTTTATCTTGTACATAATTCTTGCTACATAATCTGAATAGTGCAGATGTGAAGGCATGTATGTCCCAGTCATTTTTGCTATTTGTAGTCCTTAATTATATAATCAGAATAAAAATGCGTTACATTAATCAAATATTAACTACGAAGTAACTTCTCATTTATCTCATGACTTCATCAATGAGGCCCatttcaaaaggaaaatcaaaattcccaCCTCCATTGGTATCTACAGCTGATGCAGTTTCGTCAGCCAGGAGGCTGGCAATAAGCTCCTGATCTTCAATGGTATGGTCAGCGAATAGGCTTTCCCACCATAAAATATCCTGGTTTGGTTGGACCAGTGTGGGTTGCAGCTCACTACAAGTACTGCCTTGTGTCTCAGAAGCATCCACAGCTGTAGTTTTGAATGTGAACCCTAGAAAGAGTTTGCAAGGCTTAGGCTTTATCAGAGTGTTTTCAGAATTGGTTTGGGCTTTATCTTTCCCTTTTTCCTGGATGGGAACCATCTTCTTGAAGCGATGATGGTGCCAGTAATTCTTGACATCATTCGCAGTCCTCCCTGGAAGTCTGCCGGCAATCAAGGACCATCTAGAAAAACATagctacaatttttttttaaagtgttgaATTAAAATGATCTTATTTGAGTTTCTAATTCATGGGGGTATTGTTTCTTTAAC
This DNA window, taken from Vitis vinifera cultivar Pinot Noir 40024 chromosome 2, ASM3070453v1, encodes the following:
- the LOC100249851 gene encoding transcription factor MYB1, with translation MESLGVTKGKWTREEDILLRKCVENYGEEKWHLVPLRAGLSRCRKSCRLRWFNYLKPNIKRGKFASDEVDLMIRLHKLLGNRLPGRTANDVKNYWHHHRFKKMVPIQEKGKDKAQTNSENTLIKPKPCKLFLGFTFKTTAVDASETQGSTCSELQPTLVQPNQDILWWESLFADHTIEDQELIASLLADETASAVDTNGGGNFDFPFEMGLIDEVMR